In the Catenulispora sp. GP43 genome, GACGTCATCGGGGAGGCGTTGGGGACGCCGGTCGGCGTGGTCTCCTCGGGCCCGACGTGGCGGGACAAGGCCGCGCGCCTGCCCTGCGCGAAGTAGTGCGCGAAACAGTGCGCGCGCAGGACCGGGCCGCCCTGGTCGGCGCCGCCGAACGCCAGTGAATCAGAACATTGACGTCCTTCGGCCGGTCACTACGATGAACCGAGGCTGAACAGGGCCGACTCGGCACCATCCCACCTCTGTCAGGAGGCTCGTATGCGTGCAAGAAGGATCGTCACGACGGGGATCGCCGTGACGGTGGCTGCCGGCTTCACGGCTTTCGCTCCGACGGGCGCGATGGCGAACACCGCCGCCCCGCCGTCCTGTGAGCAGGCCGGGCAGACCACGCAAAAGAACGTCTCGTACTACAACTGCGAGTACTACGTTCCAGGTAACCCGTACCTCACCTGGAGCGGGGCGCCCATCATCCGCGGCCAGGGGACCGGTGAGCTGTGGGGCACCTGCGTCGACGGCTCGCTGCCCTACTACATCACCGTCAGCTGGACCGACTCCACAGGGACGACCTACTCCGGCACCACCACGCTGACCTGTGTGGGCGGCGGCAAAGTCTAGCCGTGGCGGCCGGTGCTGCCCCGTTCAGCGACGGGGCAGCTCTCAGGCCGCTCAGGTCCCGAAGCGCCCGAGGAAGTCGCCGCCGAGCACATGCGCGTGGACGTGGAACACCGTCTGCCCGGCGTGCGCGTCGGTGTTGAACACGGTCCGGTAGCCGTCCGCCGCGATCCCCTCCGCCTTCGCCACCTCGCGCGCCTCGACCAGCAGCGCGGCGGCGAGCTCGGGCGCCTCGGCGGCGAGTTCGGCCGCGTTGGCGTAGTGGGCGCGCGGCACGATGAGGTCGTGGACCGGGGCCTGCGGGTTTATGTCCTTGAAGGCGACGGTGAGCTCCGTCTGGCGGACCACGGTCGCCGGGATCTCGCCGGCCACGATCTTGCAGAAGAGACAGTCGGGTTGCGGTTGGCCGTCGGCCATCGTGTCCTCCTGGGGCGCCCGTCGGGCGGTACGTAATGGTCTGCTGATCGGGAGGTTTTCCGGCGATAGGCTACGGCACCATGCGCCTCCTCGAGGGTTTCACCCCGGCCGCCGCCGCGATCGGCACCACGCCCGACGTCCCGGACCTGGGCGACGACGCCCGGGCCGCCGTCAAGGGCTTCGCATCGGCCACCGCCGTGGCCCCCGGAGAGTCTGTCGACTTCCACATCTCCGTGGCCGAGCCGCAGGAGATCACCGTCGAGATCTACCGGGTCGGCGCCTACGGGGACCATCGCACGGCCTTGCTCGGCAGCAGCGAGCAGGTGGCCGTGGTGCCGCAGCCCGAGCCGGTGACGGATCCGGACACCGGGATGATCACCTGCCTGTGGGAGCCGGCGTGGCGGCTGAACGTGCCGGCCGACTGGAAGTCCGGGGCCTACCTCGCGGTCCTGCGGGCCGGGCAGGGCGCCAACTACGTGCCCTTCGCCGTGCGCGATCCGCGCCGCCGCGCGAACTGGCTGGTGGTCGTGCCCTTCGCCTGCTACCAGGCCTACAACATGTACCCGTTCGACAACGCGCGCGGGAAGAACCTCTACTACGGCTTCGCCGAGAACGGCGAGCAGGCCAGCAAGCTGCGCGCGTCCTCGGTCTCCTTCCGGCGGCCCTACGAGCTGACCGGGATGCCCCGGGAGGCCGAGCGGGTCCACGACTTCGTCGTCTGGGCCGAGCGTCAGGGCTATGACATGGAGTACGCCACCAGCGAGGACCTGGACCAGGGGCGCGTCGACCCGCTGAACTACAAGGGCCTCATCTTCCCCGGCCACGACGAATACTGGTCGGCGGGCATGCGCAAGTCCCTGGTGAAGGCCCAGGACTCGGGCGTGTCGACGGTGTTCCTGCAGGCGAACAACGTCTATTGGCACATCCGCTACGAGGGCACCACGATCACCTGTTTCAAGTCCCGCCAGGACCCGGTCAAGACCAAGCGCCCCGGGCAGACGGTGATGTGGCGCGACCTGCGGCTGCCCGAGCAGGAACTGCTGGGCGCCCAGTACGTCAGCCTGGTCAAGGGCGACGCCCCGCTGGTCGTCACGAACGCCGACCACTGGTTCTGGCAGGCGGCCGGCGTGAGCGACGGCGACACCTTCCCCGGCCTGGTCGGCGGCGAGGCGGACGCCGTCCACGAGAAGTATCAGAAGGCTGACGGCACCGAGTTCACCGTCCTGGCCCGCTCGCCCTACACCGACGGCGCCGACGGCACCCGCGAACAGCAGACCGTGCTGCACCGCAAGCCCAGCGGCGCGTGGGTCTTCGACGCCGGGACCTTCTTCTGGCCGATGGCGCTGGGCCGCGAAGGCTTCGCCGACCCGCGCATCGAGGCCGCGACCGCCGCGCTGCTGGCCCGCATCGCCGCCGGCGACGGCCTGGCCTCCCGCTCGGCCCGCCGCCGCGCCGCCCTGACCGCGGCCGTGAAGCGCGAGGCCAGCCCCTCGGCGGTGTCCGCGAAGGCCAAGCCGGTGGTGAAGCGGGTGGGCCGCAAGGTGAAGCACACCCTGAAGCGCCCGTAGCGCCCGTAGCCGGAGCGGTAGGTGCCGGGGCGGTACATTCGGGCGCCATGACGACGAAGCCGACCAGGAACGTACGCCTGGACCCGATGACAGCCGACGAATACCCGGCCTGGGAAGCGGTGATGGTGAGCGGCTTCGCGGCGGCCCAGGTCCGCGAAGGACACTGGGCCGCCGCGACCGCGCGGCAGCAGGCGCTGGACGTGACCCGGGGACTGCTTCCGGCGGGCGTCGAGAGCCACGCGAACCACCTGTGGACCGCCCGCGACGCCCAGACCGAGCGCGAGATCGGCGCGCTGTGGATCGCCATGCGCGAGCTCGGCCCAGCGCTGGAGGCCTTCATATACGACATCCACGTCAGTCCCGACGCGCAGGGCGAGGGCTACGGCCGGGCCATCATGCAGGCCGGGGCGGCCGCGGCGCGGGCCCTGGGCGCCGAGACCGTCGCGCTGAACGTGCACGGTGCGAATGACCGGGCCTACCAGCTCTACAAGAGCCTCGGCTACACGGTGACCAACCGGCACATGCGGTTGGGCTTGTGAATCAGGCTGCGGATAAGCCCTTCATCAGGCTGCGGGTCAGGCGCCCCAGCCGTAGGCGTCGCCGGTCTTGATCTCCTCCCAGAACGCCGCCTCGGGCTGTCCGGTGACCTGCGCGGCCTCCATGATCGGCGCGATCTGGGCCTGCTGCTCGGCGAAGAACGCCTCGAAGCTCTGCCGGTCCGGCCACTCGTCGAGTGCCAGGATGCCGTTTCCGTCGGCGGAGCCGTAGAACCGGTGCGCGATGAGGCCGTGGCGCTTCGCCGCCTCGACGATGCTCTGCAGCTTCTCCGCGTTGTCCTTCGCGTACTGCTCCATCGCCTGCGGGTTCCCGGGGAACCTCAGCGTCAAGAACACGGACATGGTGGCTTCCTCTCGCCGCGTGCCCACGGTCGCCGGGGCACGGCTGAGTGTGTGATCCCCTCCAGTCGAGCAGCCGAACGATCCGGTCGTGCCGTCCACTGCGCCATCCGGACGAGCCGCACGCCTTGCGCTCCTACTGTGCTGACTGTATATATTGCACAAGTACAGATGAAGCCGTCCGGCAGGACAGGAAGGGTGCCATGCGAGTCGTGTTGTCGAACAGCTCCCAGGTGCCGCTCTATGAGCAGATCAAGGAACAGATCGGGGCGGCGATCCTCGGCGGCGACCTCGCGGAGGGCGCCGCCCTGCCGTCGGTCCGGGCGCTGGCGCGCGACCTGCGGATCAGCGTCATCACGACCACCCGCGCCTACACCGAACTGGCCGCCGAGGGGTTCATCGCCACGGTGCCCGGCAAGGGCGCCTTCGTCCAGCCGCTGGACCGCGGACTGGTCCGCGAGCAGCGGGTCCGGCAGGTCGAGGCCGGGCTCCAGGCCGCGCTCGACGCCGCCCGCCCGGCCGGGCTGGGCCGCGACGACCTCGTCGAGATCCTCGACACGCTGATCCGGGCCGAGCAGCAGGAACCCGCTTCCTGACACCGCCGGCCGATCGACACGACACAGGTACGACACAGGGAGGGGGGTCCCTCGGTGGAACCAGAGTTCGCGTTCGCCTTCCGCGGGGTGCAGACCACGGTGGGCCGATTCCGGCTGCGAGACATCAGCTTCTCGCTTCCGCAGGGCTATGTCATGGGCTTCGTCGGGGCCAACGGCGCCGGCAAGACCACGTCGATCCGGTGCCTGCTGGGGATGCAGCGGATCGAGCGGGGCCGGATCGAGGTGCTCGGGCACCGGGTCCCGGCCCCGGTCGCGCTCCGGCAGGAGGTCGGGGTGGTGCTCGACCACACCTATCTCGTGGGGGAATGGCGGCTGAGCGAGGTGGAGCGCGCGGTCGGGCCCTTCTACGACCGCTGGGACACCACGCGCTACCACGACCTGCTCGACGGGTTCGGCCTGGACCCCCGGGCCCGGGTCAAAGACCTGTCGCGCGGCATGGCCGTGAAGCTCATGATCGCGATCGCGCTCTCCCACCGCGCCCGGCTGCTGGTCTTCGACGAGCCGACCAGCGGCCTGGACCCGGTGGCCCGGGACGAGCTGTCCCAGATCCTCGGCGACTTCCTCACCGACGAACGGCACAGCATCCTGTTCTCCACGCACATCACCTCCGACCTGGAGCGCATCGGCGACTACCTGACGCTCATCCACGAAGGCCGGATCGTCGCCACCGGGACCAAGGACGAGATCGTGGACGGCTACCGCATCGTGCGCGGCGGCCCGGACGACCTCGCGGACGTCGTCGGCATCCCGCTCATCGGCGTGCGGCGCACCGGCGTCGGCGTCCAGGCGCTGGTCGCCACCGAGGACGCCGCCCTGCTCGGCGACCGGGTCGTGGTCGATCCGCCCAGCCTGGAGGAGATCGCCGTCCACATCGGATCGCGGGAGAACACCCGCGTCCCCGCCGAGGAGTACTCATGACAGCCGTGGCCCGCGTCGCGCTGCTTGACCTGCGCACCATCGCGCCCTACCGCCGCCAAGTCGTCCTCACGCCGCTGCTGGTGATGGCGATCATGGTCAACCACCCGGAGGTCATCGTGCCGGGGCTGGTCCTGCTGTGCGCCTCGACCACCGCCGGCTACCCGTTCATGGTCTCCGACCGTGCGGACCTGGAGACCCTCTACGCCGTCCTGCCCCTGACCCGCCGCTCGCTACTGCTCGGCCACTACCTGTGGGCGACGGCGGTCTTCGCCGTCACCGCCGGGCTCGGCACACCCGTGGCGCTGCTCCTGGCCCGGCAGCAGCACCACGCGTTCAGCGGGCACACCGTCGCGACCGTCGTGACGCTGTCCTGGGCGGCGTTCGCGCTGACCGTCTCGATCCAGTTCCCGCTGTTCGTCAGGTTCGGTTTCACGAAGTCCGGCCTGATGGCCACGACCCTGCCGATCAGCATCGTCGCGGTCGCCGCCACCCGCCTGCATCTGCGCTACACGCCGGACGCGACGGGTTTCGCGCTGTTCGCGGCCGGCGGCGCGGCGCTGCTCGCGGCCTCCATGGTCGCCACGACCGCGGTGGATCCGCGGCGGACCGGCCGCTCGGCCATCGACTAGCGATCAGCCCCAGGATCAGTCCCAGCGCCCCGACTTCGCCAGCACCACCGTCGCCGCGGCGGTCCCGGCCGTCGAGGTCCGCAGCACGGTCGGGCCCATCTTGCAGGACTGCGCGCCGACCGCCTCGAAGGCCGCCAGCTCCCGGCTCGAGATGGACCCCTCCGGGCCGATCACCAGGACCACCGAGCCGCCGCGGGCCACCTCCAGGCCGGCCAGCGGCGTCCGGGCGTCCTCGTGCAGCACCAGGGCCTGGTCCGCGCCCGCGAGCAGTTCGGCGACCTCGGCGGTCGAGTGGAGCGCCGCCACTTCCGGCCACCAGGCGCGGCGGGACTGCTTCGCAGCCTCGCGCGCGGTCGCCCGCCACTTGTTCAGCGCCTTCTCGCCGCGCTCGCCCTTCCACTGCACGATCGACCGGCTGGCCGCCCACGGCACCACGGCGTCGACGCCGATCTCGGTCATCGTCTCCACGGCGGTCTCGCCGCGGTCGCCCTTGGGCAGCGCCTGGACCACGGTGATCCGGGGTTCCGGGGCCGGGGTGCGCACCACGTCCCGGACGTCGAGCTCCAGCCAGTCCTTGTGCGCCACCGCCACCACGCACTCGGCGACCACGCCCCGGCCGCCGGCCAGGTCCACCCGCTCTCCGGCCGTCAGCCGGCGCACGAGGGCCGCGTGGCGCCCCTCGGGGCCGTCCAGGCGGACGCGGGCACCGCGCCCGGTCGTCTCAGCGTCCTGCCAGAAGAAGACCGGTGCGGTGCTCACGTGGTTTCCTTGTGTCCTTTTTGTTCTTCGTGCCCGCTTCGTACCGTCCAGCGTGCGGCAGTCAACGAGCGTTGAAGGCGTCCCGCAGGCGGGAGAACAGCTTCTGCTGCCCGGGGGCGAACTCACCCGAAGGGCGCTCCTCGCCGCGCAGCTTGGCCAGCCGGCGCAGCAGTTCCTCCTGCTCCGGGTCCAGCTTGGTCGGGGTCTTCACCTCGACGTGCACGATCAGGTCGCCGCGACCGGTGCCGCGCAGGTGCTGGATGCCGCGGCCGCGCAGCGTGATCGCGTGGCCGGACTGGGTGCCGGGGCGCACGTCGATCTCGGCGGGGCCGTCCAGGGTCTCCAGCGGCAGCTTGGTGCCCAGCGAGGCCGCGGTCATCGGCAGCGTCACCGTGCAGTGCAGGTCGTCCCCGCGCCGCTGGAAGATCGGGTGCGGCAGCTCGACGATCTCGATGAACAGGTCGCCGGCCGGACCGCCGCCGGGACCGACCTCGCCCTCGCCGGCGAGCTGGATCCGGGTGCCGTTGTCGACGCCCGGCGGGATCTTCACGGTCAGCTTGCGCCGGGTGCGCACCCGGCCCTCGCCGCTGCACTCCGGGCACGGCGAGGGGACCACGGTGCCGAAGCCCTGGCACTGCGGGCACGGCCGGGAGGTCATGACCTGGCCCAGGAACGAGCGGGTGACCTGGGAGACCTCGCCGCGCCCGTTGCACATGTCGCAGGTGACCGGGTGGGTGCCCGGGGCCGAGCCCTCGCCGGAGCAGGCGACGCAGATCACCGCGGTGTCCACGCTGATCTCGCGGGCCGAGCCGAAGGCCGCGTCGGCCAGCTCGATCTCGATCCGGATCAGCGCGTCGTTGCCCTTGCGGACCCGCGAGCGCGGGCCGCGCGAGGTCTGGCCGCCGAAGAAGGCGTCCATGATGTCCGTGAAGCCGAAGCCGGCGAAGCCGCCCGCGCCGGCGCCGGCACTCCGCGGGTCCCCGCCGAGGTCGTACATCTGGCGCTTCTGCGGGTCCGACAGGACCTCGTAGGCCATGCCTATCTCTTTGAACCGCTCCTGCGTGCCCGGATCCGGGTTGACGTCCGGATGCAGTTCTCGGGCCAGGCGCCGGTACGCCTTCTTGATCTCGTCCTGCGTGGCGTCACGCCGCACACCCAGCACGCTGTAGTAATCCGTCGACACCGACATGCCCTCGCTAGACTCCGCCCAGAAAAAACTGCTCGATTACACGCTACGTGGCGCCAAGAGTTTAGGTCTCAGCCAGTATGCGCCCCACATAAGCGGCTACGGCGGTGACCGCGCCCATCGTGCCGGGGTAATCCATCCGTGTGGGCCCCAGGACACCCAGGTGGGCCACCACGTCCTTCTCGCCCCGTCCGTACCCGGTACTCACCACCGACGTGCCGACCAGACCCTCGTGCGCGTTCTCGTGGCCGATCCGCACGGTGAGTCCGGACTGTGCCTCTCCGAACAAGCGCAGCAGCACTACTTGTTCCTCCAAGGCCTCCAGAACCGGGTAAACCGTGTCGGGGAAATCATGGCGGAAGCGCGCCAGGTTCGCGGTACCGGCCATCACGATGCGCTCCTCGCGCTGCTCGACGACCGCTTCCAGCAGCGTCGCGATCACCACCCCGACCCAGTTGCGGTCCTCGGGGCCGAACCGCTCGGCGAAGTCGGCCAGCAGCGTCGGCACGTCGTTCAGACGCCGCGAGCCGACCTCGGCGTTCAGCCGGGCCCGCACGTCCGCCACGGTGGCCTCCGGCACCGGGGCGCCGCAGTCCACGATCCGCTGCTCGACCCGGCCGGTGTCGGTGATCAGCACCAGCATGATCCGGGTCGGGGTCAGCGGGACCAGCTCCACGTGCCGCACCGCCGAACGGCTCAGCGAGGGGTACTGGACCACCGCGACCTGCTGCGTTATCTGGGCCAGCAGCCGGACGGTGCGCGCCACCACGTCGTCGAGGTCGACCGCGCCGTCCAGGAAGGAGTGGATGGCCCGCTTCTCGGCCCCGGACAGCGGCTTGACCTGCGAGAGCCGGTCCACGAACAGCCGGTAGCCCTTGTCGGTGGGGACCCGGCCGGCGCTGGTGTGCGGCTGGTGGATGTAGCCCTCGTCCTCCAGCGCGGCCATCTCGTTGCGTATCGTCGCCGGCGACACGCCGATGTTGTGCCGCTCGACCAGGGCCTTGGAACCCACCGGCTCCCTGGTGGCGACGTAGTCCTGCACGATGGCGCGGAGCACGTCGAGCTTGCGCTCGTCGAGCCTGCTCTCGGTCGTCACACCCGCCTCCGCATCTTCTCGGCCCGGCCGGCCCCGTCCCCTGGCACTCACCGAGGTGGAGTGCCAAGGCATTCCTTTCAGTGTAACGGCGTGTAGCCGGGAATGGTCCTTCCCCCCGTGCGCTTTCGACTGCGGCCCAGGTCGAACGCGCCGGTCAGAACGCACGGCGCGCGCCCCGGCCTCCGTTGACCCTCCGTTGATGTGCCCAGCGCTGGCAAGATCAAGCCATGAGTGCCTGGATCGAGACCGCAGACCGCGTCTTCACCCGCCGCTTCCAGCCCGTGAACGTCACCGTGACCGCCGTGCTCGGCGGCGACGGCGTCCTGGTCGCCGACACCCGGTGCAGCGTCCAGGAGGGGCACGAGCTGCGCGAGGAGTTGGCGAAGCTCACACCGCTGCCGGTGCGCTGGGTCGTCAACACGCACACGCACTTCGACCACATGTGGGGCAACGCGGCCTTCGA is a window encoding:
- a CDS encoding GntR family transcriptional regulator, whose product is MRVVLSNSSQVPLYEQIKEQIGAAILGGDLAEGAALPSVRALARDLRISVITTTRAYTELAAEGFIATVPGKGAFVQPLDRGLVREQRVRQVEAGLQAALDAARPAGLGRDDLVEILDTLIRAEQQEPAS
- the hrcA gene encoding heat-inducible transcriptional repressor HrcA yields the protein MTTESRLDERKLDVLRAIVQDYVATREPVGSKALVERHNIGVSPATIRNEMAALEDEGYIHQPHTSAGRVPTDKGYRLFVDRLSQVKPLSGAEKRAIHSFLDGAVDLDDVVARTVRLLAQITQQVAVVQYPSLSRSAVRHVELVPLTPTRIMLVLITDTGRVEQRIVDCGAPVPEATVADVRARLNAEVGSRRLNDVPTLLADFAERFGPEDRNWVGVVIATLLEAVVEQREERIVMAGTANLARFRHDFPDTVYPVLEALEEQVVLLRLFGEAQSGLTVRIGHENAHEGLVGTSVVSTGYGRGEKDVVAHLGVLGPTRMDYPGTMGAVTAVAAYVGRILAET
- a CDS encoding ABC-2 transporter permease; translation: MTAVARVALLDLRTIAPYRRQVVLTPLLVMAIMVNHPEVIVPGLVLLCASTTAGYPFMVSDRADLETLYAVLPLTRRSLLLGHYLWATAVFAVTAGLGTPVALLLARQQHHAFSGHTVATVVTLSWAAFALTVSIQFPLFVRFGFTKSGLMATTLPISIVAVAATRLHLRYTPDATGFALFAAGGAALLAASMVATTAVDPRRTGRSAID
- a CDS encoding ABC transporter ATP-binding protein, whose amino-acid sequence is MEPEFAFAFRGVQTTVGRFRLRDISFSLPQGYVMGFVGANGAGKTTSIRCLLGMQRIERGRIEVLGHRVPAPVALRQEVGVVLDHTYLVGEWRLSEVERAVGPFYDRWDTTRYHDLLDGFGLDPRARVKDLSRGMAVKLMIAIALSHRARLLVFDEPTSGLDPVARDELSQILGDFLTDERHSILFSTHITSDLERIGDYLTLIHEGRIVATGTKDEIVDGYRIVRGGPDDLADVVGIPLIGVRRTGVGVQALVATEDAALLGDRVVVDPPSLEEIAVHIGSRENTRVPAEEYS
- a CDS encoding histidine triad nucleotide-binding protein, producing MADGQPQPDCLFCKIVAGEIPATVVRQTELTVAFKDINPQAPVHDLIVPRAHYANAAELAAEAPELAAALLVEAREVAKAEGIAADGYRTVFNTDAHAGQTVFHVHAHVLGGDFLGRFGT
- a CDS encoding GNAT family N-acetyltransferase, whose translation is MTTKPTRNVRLDPMTADEYPAWEAVMVSGFAAAQVREGHWAAATARQQALDVTRGLLPAGVESHANHLWTARDAQTEREIGALWIAMRELGPALEAFIYDIHVSPDAQGEGYGRAIMQAGAAAARALGAETVALNVHGANDRAYQLYKSLGYTVTNRHMRLGL
- a CDS encoding 16S rRNA (uracil(1498)-N(3))-methyltransferase; this encodes MSTAPVFFWQDAETTGRGARVRLDGPEGRHAALVRRLTAGERVDLAGGRGVVAECVVAVAHKDWLELDVRDVVRTPAPEPRITVVQALPKGDRGETAVETMTEIGVDAVVPWAASRSIVQWKGERGEKALNKWRATAREAAKQSRRAWWPEVAALHSTAEVAELLAGADQALVLHEDARTPLAGLEVARGGSVVLVIGPEGSISSRELAAFEAVGAQSCKMGPTVLRTSTAGTAAATVVLAKSGRWD
- a CDS encoding N,N-dimethylformamidase beta subunit family domain-containing protein, with protein sequence MRLLEGFTPAAAAIGTTPDVPDLGDDARAAVKGFASATAVAPGESVDFHISVAEPQEITVEIYRVGAYGDHRTALLGSSEQVAVVPQPEPVTDPDTGMITCLWEPAWRLNVPADWKSGAYLAVLRAGQGANYVPFAVRDPRRRANWLVVVPFACYQAYNMYPFDNARGKNLYYGFAENGEQASKLRASSVSFRRPYELTGMPREAERVHDFVVWAERQGYDMEYATSEDLDQGRVDPLNYKGLIFPGHDEYWSAGMRKSLVKAQDSGVSTVFLQANNVYWHIRYEGTTITCFKSRQDPVKTKRPGQTVMWRDLRLPEQELLGAQYVSLVKGDAPLVVTNADHWFWQAAGVSDGDTFPGLVGGEADAVHEKYQKADGTEFTVLARSPYTDGADGTREQQTVLHRKPSGAWVFDAGTFFWPMALGREGFADPRIEAATAALLARIAAGDGLASRSARRRAALTAAVKREASPSAVSAKAKPVVKRVGRKVKHTLKRP
- the dnaJ gene encoding molecular chaperone DnaJ, which translates into the protein MSTDYYSVLGVRRDATQDEIKKAYRRLARELHPDVNPDPGTQERFKEIGMAYEVLSDPQKRQMYDLGGDPRSAGAGAGGFAGFGFTDIMDAFFGGQTSRGPRSRVRKGNDALIRIEIELADAAFGSAREISVDTAVICVACSGEGSAPGTHPVTCDMCNGRGEVSQVTRSFLGQVMTSRPCPQCQGFGTVVPSPCPECSGEGRVRTRRKLTVKIPPGVDNGTRIQLAGEGEVGPGGGPAGDLFIEIVELPHPIFQRRGDDLHCTVTLPMTAASLGTKLPLETLDGPAEIDVRPGTQSGHAITLRGRGIQHLRGTGRGDLIVHVEVKTPTKLDPEQEELLRRLAKLRGEERPSGEFAPGQQKLFSRLRDAFNAR